Proteins from one Loktanella sp. M215 genomic window:
- the dusB gene encoding tRNA dihydrouridine synthase DusB codes for MNLTAKQRFLPAPPVALAPLAGITDLPFRQLVASFGAGWVVSEMVASQDMVQAKPSVRDRAELGFDQGATAVQLAGRDPYWMAEAARMVAGNGAAVIDINMGCPAKKVTGGLSGSALLRTPDHALRLIEAVVEAVDVPVTLKTRLGWDDDSLNAADVARRAEAAGIALVTIHGRTRCQFYKGRADWSAIRAVRDAVTIPVIANGDITTPADARTAMSLSGADGVMIGRGAQGRPWVLAQISAALYGTPAPVVPQGQAFCDMVSNHYEAMLTFYGADLGNRVARKHLGWYMDTAGTPAPLRSAILTATDPARVLSLLPDALTPTVTEVAA; via the coding sequence ATGAATTTGACGGCAAAGCAGCGGTTTCTCCCGGCGCCCCCCGTGGCGCTGGCGCCTCTTGCGGGGATCACGGACCTGCCGTTCCGCCAGCTGGTCGCCAGTTTCGGCGCAGGCTGGGTCGTGTCGGAAATGGTGGCCTCGCAGGACATGGTGCAGGCCAAGCCTTCGGTCCGCGACCGCGCCGAACTGGGCTTCGACCAGGGTGCCACCGCGGTGCAACTGGCCGGCCGCGATCCCTACTGGATGGCAGAGGCCGCGCGCATGGTCGCGGGCAACGGCGCCGCCGTGATCGACATCAACATGGGCTGCCCCGCCAAGAAGGTCACCGGCGGCCTGTCGGGATCCGCCCTGCTGCGCACCCCCGACCACGCCCTGCGCCTGATCGAGGCCGTGGTAGAGGCCGTCGATGTCCCCGTCACGCTCAAGACCCGTCTGGGCTGGGACGACGACAGCCTGAACGCCGCCGACGTGGCCCGCCGGGCAGAGGCGGCCGGCATCGCCCTCGTCACCATCCACGGCCGCACCCGCTGCCAGTTCTACAAGGGCCGCGCCGACTGGTCCGCGATCCGCGCCGTGCGCGACGCGGTCACGATCCCGGTGATCGCCAACGGCGACATCACCACCCCCGCGGATGCCCGCACGGCCATGTCCCTGTCCGGCGCCGACGGCGTCATGATCGGCCGCGGCGCACAGGGTCGACCCTGGGTGCTGGCGCAGATCAGCGCGGCCCTCTACGGCACGCCCGCTCCCGTCGTGCCGCAGGGACAGGCCTTTTGCGACATGGTCTCAAACCATTACGAGGCGATGCTAACCTTCTACGGCGCGGACCTCGGCAACCGCGTCGCGCGCAAGCATCTGGGGTGGTACATGGACACCGCCGGCACGCCCGCGCCATTGCGCAGCGCCATCCTGACCGCCACCGATCCCGCCCGCGTGCTGTCCCTGCTGCCGGACGCCCTGACCCCTACCGTGACGGAGGTTGCCGCATGA
- the ntrX gene encoding nitrogen assimilation response regulator NtrX has translation MSDILITDDERDIRELIGDILQDEGFETRLAANSEQCMSAIAKQKPALMILDIWLKDSGMDGIDILKTVKRDHPEIPVVIISGHGNIEIAVAAIKQGAYDFIEKPFNIDQLMVVIRRAMETSRLRRENVELKRGEAAPAEMLGDSAAFRALKSQLDKVTKSNGRVMLSGPAGSGKEIAARYIHANSARANAPFVTVSSASVEPDRMEEVLFGRETPGRGVEKGLLEQAHGGIIYLDEVADMPLGTQTKMLRVLVDQSFTRVGGTEKVQVDLRFVSSTNRDLATEIAAGRFRQELFHRLNVVPIPVPSLEERREDIPVLAAHFIAMLNRTQGLPLRELGEDARALLQTMLWPGNVRQLKNVVERVLILGDSGGPISARELPSADEAPAGDGRIVLSGGLATLPLRDARELFEREYLLTQINRFGGNISRTASFVGMERSALHRKLKSLGVATANKSGARIAYVEEDS, from the coding sequence ATGAGCGATATTCTGATTACCGACGACGAGCGCGACATCCGCGAACTGATCGGCGACATCCTGCAGGACGAAGGATTCGAGACGCGTCTGGCCGCCAATTCCGAACAATGCATGAGCGCGATTGCCAAGCAGAAGCCCGCGCTGATGATCCTCGACATCTGGCTCAAGGACAGCGGGATGGACGGCATCGACATCCTCAAGACCGTCAAGCGCGACCACCCCGAGATTCCCGTCGTCATCATCTCGGGCCACGGCAACATCGAAATCGCCGTCGCCGCGATCAAGCAGGGCGCCTACGACTTCATCGAAAAGCCGTTCAACATCGACCAACTGATGGTCGTGATCCGCCGCGCGATGGAAACCAGCCGCCTGCGCCGCGAGAACGTCGAGCTGAAACGCGGCGAGGCCGCCCCCGCCGAGATGCTGGGCGACAGCGCCGCCTTCCGCGCGCTGAAATCGCAACTGGACAAGGTCACCAAATCCAATGGCCGGGTGATGCTGTCCGGCCCCGCCGGGTCCGGCAAGGAAATCGCCGCCCGCTACATCCACGCCAACTCCGCCCGCGCGAATGCGCCCTTCGTCACCGTCAGCTCCGCCAGCGTCGAACCCGACCGCATGGAAGAGGTGTTGTTTGGCCGCGAAACCCCCGGTCGCGGCGTCGAAAAGGGCCTTTTGGAACAGGCGCACGGCGGCATCATCTACCTCGACGAGGTGGCCGACATGCCGCTTGGCACCCAGACCAAGATGCTGCGGGTGCTGGTCGACCAGTCCTTTACCCGCGTCGGCGGCACGGAAAAGGTGCAGGTCGACCTGCGCTTTGTCTCCTCCACCAACCGCGATCTGGCGACGGAAATCGCCGCCGGCCGCTTCCGGCAGGAACTCTTTCACCGCCTGAACGTCGTGCCGATCCCGGTCCCCAGCCTCGAGGAACGGCGCGAGGATATCCCCGTTCTCGCCGCCCATTTCATAGCCATGCTGAACCGCACCCAAGGCCTGCCCCTGCGCGAATTGGGCGAGGATGCCCGCGCCCTGCTGCAGACGATGCTCTGGCCCGGCAACGTGCGCCAGCTCAAGAACGTCGTGGAACGGGTGCTGATCCTTGGCGATTCCGGCGGTCCGATCTCGGCCCGCGAACTGCCCTCTGCGGATGAAGCGCCCGCGGGCGACGGCCGCATCGTGCTGTCCGGCGGGCTGGCCACGCTGCCGCTGCGCGACGCGCGCGAACTGTTCGAACGGGAATACCTGCTGACCCAGATCAACCGCTTCGGCGGCAACATCAGCCGCACGGCGTCCTTCGTCGGCATGGAACGCAGCGCCCTGCACCGCAAGCTGAAATCCCTCGGCGTCGCCACCGCCAACAAGTCCGGCGCGCGCATCGCCTATGTCGAGGAAGACAGCTGA
- a CDS encoding two-component system sensor histidine kinase NtrB — translation MIADEALWTSLPVPALLLGPDDKILQSNPAAESFLNLSAKSLVGEVVWDKVLIDAPLDSAFERARDQRTSLFINDVDVGSGMRAPQHCNIQFAPLQGRDRVTIMMISPQQIVSRLNQNAMSGKAARSAIGMAEMLAHEIKNPLAGITGAAQLLSMGLSPQDQELTDLIVVESRRIVKLLEQVEQFGNLRPPLRKSINMHDTLDRARQSASVGFGAHMMFLTDYDPSLPRALADADQLQQVFQNLLKNAAEAGDAGGTIRLRTFYDASLRVMQPDGTHARLPLQVEIIDDGPGLPPDIAADIFEPFVSGRENGTGLGLALVSKLMHDGGGWITVDSVPGRTVFRLSLPQAGPNDDGED, via the coding sequence ATGATCGCCGACGAAGCGCTCTGGACCTCTCTGCCGGTGCCGGCCCTGTTGCTGGGGCCCGACGACAAAATCCTGCAATCCAATCCCGCGGCGGAAAGCTTCTTGAACCTCTCTGCCAAGTCGCTGGTGGGCGAAGTCGTCTGGGACAAGGTCCTGATCGACGCCCCGCTTGATTCAGCGTTTGAGAGGGCGCGCGACCAGCGCACGTCGCTGTTCATCAATGACGTGGACGTCGGCTCCGGCATGCGCGCGCCGCAGCACTGCAACATCCAGTTCGCCCCCCTGCAGGGCCGCGACCGGGTCACCATCATGATGATCAGCCCCCAGCAGATCGTCAGCCGCCTGAACCAGAACGCCATGTCCGGCAAGGCCGCCCGGTCCGCCATCGGCATGGCCGAGATGCTGGCCCACGAGATCAAGAACCCCCTCGCGGGCATCACCGGCGCCGCGCAATTGCTGTCGATGGGCCTATCCCCGCAGGATCAGGAGTTGACGGACCTGATCGTCGTCGAATCGCGTCGCATCGTGAAACTGCTGGAACAGGTCGAACAGTTCGGCAACCTGCGGCCGCCCCTGCGCAAGTCCATCAACATGCACGACACCCTCGACCGCGCGCGGCAGTCCGCCAGCGTCGGCTTCGGTGCGCACATGATGTTTCTGACCGATTACGACCCCTCTCTGCCCCGCGCGCTGGCCGACGCCGACCAGTTGCAGCAGGTGTTTCAGAACCTGCTGAAAAACGCGGCAGAGGCGGGGGATGCCGGCGGCACGATCCGCCTGCGCACCTTCTACGATGCGTCCCTGCGGGTGATGCAGCCCGACGGCACCCACGCGCGCCTGCCGCTGCAGGTCGAGATCATCGACGACGGCCCCGGCCTGCCGCCCGACATCGCCGCCGACATATTCGAGCCCTTCGTGTCGGGGCGCGAGAATGGCACGGGCCTCGGCCTCGCGCTGGTCAGCAAGCTGATGCACGACGGCGGCGGTTGGATCACCGTCGATTCCGTGCCCGGACGCACCGTATTTCGCCTGTCCCTGCCGCAGGCCGGCCCCAATGACGACGGAGAAGACTGA
- the hfq gene encoding RNA chaperone Hfq — translation MASDKANLQDAFLNHVRKTKVPVTIFLVNGVKLQGVITWFDSFCVLLRRDGQSQLVYKSAISTIMPSQPISLYEGEE, via the coding sequence ATGGCGTCCGACAAGGCCAACCTGCAAGATGCGTTTCTCAACCATGTGCGCAAGACAAAGGTCCCCGTCACGATCTTTCTGGTGAACGGCGTGAAACTGCAGGGCGTCATCACCTGGTTCGACAGCTTCTGCGTGCTCTTGCGCCGCGACGGCCAGTCGCAGCTGGTCTACAAATCGGCGATCTCGACGATCATGCCGTCCCAACCCATCAGCCTGTACGAAGGCGAGGAATAA
- a CDS encoding sensor histidine kinase NtrY-like — MDFQRLARWRRQRAVQNGLTVLLVVLGPVLTMLTFLILGGPLDRASASPLLRLILLADLVYVIIVAGLVIQRVTSMIVARRNRSAGSRLHLRLTGVFVALALIPTVLVAIFAVLSINLGFEGWFSERVQNVLGTSLTTAQAYDGEERSELLRDANALAGFLNTERQTNFFMNDGDVRQAIGSVQNQLDRGLSEVFFIDGAGEIMARGARSYDFNYERPTPADFTAADATGSQIIEDGANNEFRALLPMETFPNRYLYVTRAVDGQILSLLDDTEATVALYDQLERDRGQLLFQFGFLYLGFAVILILAATWLGLQFAERLSRPIGRLVSASQRVGAGDLDVQVIEDDGDDEISQLGHYFNQMTSRLKGQRDDLMDSNRLFDSVLSSVTSGVVGLDPEGRIAFLNPSAARMLSMGPGQAAAASLAVAVPELAPLFERLRRESRPVVQEQVNLVRGGKQESLLVRMAPRTGADGVLDGYVVAFDDVTDLVSAQRMAAWGDVARRIAHEIKNPLTPIQLSAERIKRKFSSEVKDSAKLDQMTDVIVRQTNDLRRIVDEFSKFARMPEPQLAQSDLIRLVRDAVTLQEAGQPGVRITTDLPEGPVLVDLDDTMIGQALNNLIKNAGEAIETLQDRDGVDAVAPQIRIALTRTPTQARITVSDNGIGLPTDRARLFEPYVTTRDKGTGLGLPIVRKIIEEHGGTLSLADADPFDDTDRCGACAVILLPLAPVGITANKIPA; from the coding sequence ATGGATTTCCAGCGGCTTGCGCGCTGGCGGCGGCAGCGTGCCGTGCAGAACGGTCTGACCGTTCTGCTGGTCGTGTTGGGGCCGGTCCTGACGATGCTGACCTTCCTCATTCTGGGCGGGCCGCTGGACCGCGCGTCCGCCTCGCCCTTGTTGCGCCTGATCCTGCTGGCCGACCTTGTGTATGTCATCATCGTCGCGGGGCTAGTCATCCAGCGCGTCACCTCGATGATCGTGGCGCGGCGCAACCGGTCCGCCGGATCGCGCCTGCACCTGCGCCTGACCGGCGTCTTCGTGGCCCTTGCGCTGATCCCCACCGTCTTGGTCGCGATCTTCGCGGTTCTCTCGATCAACCTCGGGTTCGAGGGGTGGTTTTCCGAACGGGTCCAGAACGTCCTTGGCACCTCGCTCACCACCGCTCAGGCCTACGACGGCGAGGAGCGGTCCGAATTGTTGCGCGACGCCAACGCGCTTGCGGGCTTTCTGAATACCGAACGGCAGACCAACTTTTTCATGAACGACGGCGACGTGCGTCAGGCGATCGGCTCTGTGCAGAACCAGCTTGACCGGGGCCTGTCCGAAGTCTTCTTCATCGACGGCGCCGGAGAGATCATGGCCCGCGGCGCGCGGTCCTATGATTTCAATTACGAACGCCCCACGCCCGCCGATTTCACGGCCGCCGACGCCACCGGCAGCCAGATCATCGAAGACGGCGCCAACAACGAATTCCGCGCCCTGCTGCCGATGGAGACCTTCCCGAACCGCTACCTTTATGTCACCCGCGCCGTCGACGGGCAGATCCTGTCGCTGCTCGACGACACCGAGGCGACCGTGGCCCTTTATGACCAGTTGGAACGCGACCGCGGGCAGCTTCTGTTCCAGTTCGGTTTCCTCTACCTCGGCTTTGCGGTCATCCTGATCCTCGCAGCCACTTGGCTTGGCCTGCAATTCGCCGAACGCCTGTCGCGCCCCATTGGCCGGCTGGTGTCCGCCTCGCAGCGCGTCGGGGCCGGCGATCTGGACGTCCAGGTGATCGAGGATGACGGCGACGACGAGATCAGCCAGCTGGGCCATTACTTCAACCAGATGACCAGCCGCCTCAAAGGGCAGCGTGACGATCTGATGGACAGCAACCGGCTGTTCGATTCCGTGCTCAGTTCCGTGACCTCCGGCGTCGTCGGCCTTGATCCCGAAGGGCGGATCGCCTTCCTGAACCCCTCTGCCGCGCGCATGCTCTCGATGGGGCCGGGGCAGGCGGCGGCGGCCTCTCTCGCGGTCGCGGTGCCGGAACTCGCCCCCCTGTTCGAACGTCTGCGCCGCGAATCCCGGCCCGTCGTGCAGGAACAGGTGAACCTCGTGCGCGGCGGCAAGCAGGAAAGCCTGCTGGTCCGCATGGCTCCCCGCACCGGTGCCGACGGCGTATTGGACGGCTATGTCGTGGCGTTTGACGACGTGACCGACCTTGTCAGCGCGCAGCGCATGGCCGCCTGGGGCGACGTCGCCCGCCGGATCGCCCACGAGATCAAGAACCCGCTGACCCCGATCCAGCTGTCGGCGGAACGGATCAAGCGCAAGTTTTCGTCCGAAGTAAAGGACAGCGCCAAGCTGGACCAGATGACCGACGTGATCGTGCGCCAGACCAACGACCTGCGCCGCATCGTCGACGAGTTTTCCAAATTCGCGCGGATGCCCGAACCGCAACTGGCGCAAAGCGACCTGATCCGGCTGGTGCGCGATGCGGTCACCCTGCAAGAGGCGGGCCAGCCCGGCGTGCGGATCACGACCGACCTGCCGGAGGGTCCCGTTCTGGTCGACCTCGACGACACGATGATCGGTCAGGCCCTGAACAACCTGATCAAGAACGCCGGCGAAGCCATTGAAACGCTTCAGGATCGCGACGGCGTCGACGCCGTCGCCCCGCAGATCCGCATCGCCCTGACGCGCACGCCCACGCAGGCCCGCATCACCGTGTCCGACAACGGGATCGGCCTGCCGACCGACCGCGCGCGCCTGTTCGAACCCTACGTCACCACCCGCGACAAGGGCACCGGCCTTGGCCTGCCCATCGTGCGCAAGATCATCGAAGAACACGGCGGCACCCTGTCGCTGGCGGACGCCGACCCATTTGACGACACCGACCGCTGCGGCGCCTGCGCGGTCATTCTTCTGCCGCTGGCCCCCGTCGGGATCACGGCCAATAAAATTCCAGCATGA
- the trkA gene encoding Trk system potassium transporter TrkA, whose translation MKIIICGAGQVGWQIARHLSSERNDVTVVDNNAELVRRITDTLDVQGISGHASYPDILERAGARDADMIIAATHSDEVNMVTCQVAHSIFNIRRKIARLRAQSYLDAIYSDLYRRDHLPIDVVISPEREVAEAALQRLASPAAFDTESFLDGRGTLMGIAIEGDCPVINTPLRQLTDLFSTLRAVVVGVRRDGALFVPNAKDQLFVGDEAYIFTHTDDMARTLEIFGKVQTKQERVVIIGGGNVGRAVALALENRADRVRVRMIERSRDVAEAAADALDRTIVLNGDGLDAALLEEAGITSADAVLAVTDDDKTNLLASVRAKEMGCKMSICLVNDPTLVPLMGPLDIDAYINPRSTTVSSILRHVRHGRVRGVYSIGDAEAEMLEAQVLGTSPLAGQRIRDVAFPEGALVGGILKPSGMVKPTGETRIEEGDIVVIFAMSDDVPEVERLLQVSIDFF comes from the coding sequence ATGAAGATCATCATCTGTGGCGCCGGTCAGGTCGGCTGGCAGATCGCGCGACATCTGTCGAGCGAACGCAACGACGTCACGGTCGTCGACAACAACGCCGAACTGGTGCGCCGCATCACCGATACCCTCGATGTGCAGGGCATTTCCGGGCACGCCAGCTATCCCGACATCCTCGAACGGGCAGGGGCCCGCGACGCCGACATGATCATCGCCGCGACCCACTCGGACGAGGTGAACATGGTCACCTGTCAGGTTGCCCATTCGATCTTCAACATCCGGCGCAAGATCGCGCGCCTGCGCGCGCAAAGCTACCTCGACGCGATATACTCCGACCTTTACCGCCGCGATCACCTGCCGATCGACGTAGTCATCAGCCCAGAGCGCGAGGTGGCCGAGGCCGCCCTGCAACGGTTGGCCTCGCCGGCAGCGTTCGACACCGAAAGCTTCCTCGACGGGCGCGGCACCCTGATGGGGATCGCGATCGAAGGCGATTGCCCGGTGATCAACACGCCCCTGCGGCAGTTGACCGACCTTTTTTCCACCCTGCGCGCGGTCGTCGTGGGCGTGCGCCGCGATGGTGCGCTTTTCGTGCCGAACGCCAAGGATCAGCTGTTCGTGGGCGATGAGGCCTACATCTTTACCCATACCGACGACATGGCCCGCACGCTGGAAATCTTCGGCAAGGTCCAGACCAAGCAGGAACGCGTCGTCATCATTGGCGGCGGCAACGTGGGCCGCGCGGTCGCACTGGCGCTGGAAAACCGCGCCGACCGCGTCCGTGTGCGCATGATCGAACGGTCCCGTGACGTGGCAGAGGCCGCCGCCGACGCCCTCGACCGGACCATCGTGCTGAACGGCGACGGCCTCGATGCGGCTTTGCTGGAGGAGGCGGGCATCACCTCTGCCGACGCCGTGCTGGCCGTCACCGACGACGACAAGACGAACCTGCTCGCCTCTGTCCGCGCCAAGGAGATGGGCTGCAAGATGTCGATCTGTCTGGTCAACGACCCCACGCTGGTGCCGCTGATGGGACCGCTCGACATCGACGCCTACATCAACCCGCGCTCGACCACCGTCTCGTCGATCCTGCGCCACGTCCGCCACGGCCGCGTGCGCGGCGTCTATTCCATCGGCGATGCCGAGGCTGAGATGCTGGAGGCGCAGGTGCTCGGCACCTCCCCCCTCGCAGGCCAGCGCATCCGCGACGTGGCCTTCCCCGAAGGCGCGCTCGTCGGTGGCATCCTGAAGCCGTCCGGCATGGTCAAACCGACCGGCGAGACCCGGATCGAAGAAGGCGACATCGTCGTGATCTTCGCCATGTCCGACGACGTGCCAGAGGTCGAGCGGCTGCTTCAGGTCTCGATCGACTTCTTCTGA
- a CDS encoding TrkH family potassium uptake protein, whose protein sequence is MHRVKSLPFFVMLMGIGALAMLVPALHAWAMRDFTSMRAFFYAAVLFSTLTMLIALATAGTHPKSAARSQLLTLVLAFGVLPLMFAVPFHEAGRNIRFFDAWFEMVSSFTTTGATLYENAGRLQPSLHLWRATVGWLGGLLVWIMAVAVFAPMNIGGFEVRAAGGSARITAGAYRQIGQTAQVQDRLFRHAATLAPIYTALTFILWLALVLCGEVPYIALCHAMSVLSTSGISPIGGVYYAAAGFWGEVCIFAFFIFALSRLTFSRGMFGDSDARLMRDPEIRLAIGLVAGTTLLLFARHYLGSIEEGLQSTWGGLFGSLWGSIFTVTSFLTTTGFESHFWDGASRWSGLETPGLFLVGMALIGGGVATTAGGVKLLRVYALARHSERELERLLHPSSVAGGGREARMIRRQGAYVSWIFFMLFALSVAGTMILLSLTGVQFETSMVLTVASLSTTGPLAVVAAETPISFSGLPDLAKTVLAAAMVLGRLEALAIVALFNPEIWRK, encoded by the coding sequence ATGCACCGCGTGAAATCCCTGCCGTTCTTCGTGATGCTGATGGGCATCGGCGCGCTGGCGATGCTTGTGCCCGCGCTCCACGCCTGGGCGATGCGGGATTTCACCTCGATGCGGGCGTTCTTCTACGCCGCCGTGCTGTTCTCTACCCTGACCATGCTGATTGCCCTCGCCACCGCGGGCACGCACCCCAAATCCGCCGCCCGCAGCCAGTTGCTGACGCTGGTGCTGGCCTTCGGCGTGCTGCCCCTGATGTTCGCGGTCCCCTTCCACGAGGCGGGCCGCAACATCCGTTTCTTCGACGCCTGGTTCGAGATGGTCAGCAGCTTTACCACCACCGGCGCCACGCTTTACGAAAACGCAGGCCGGTTGCAGCCGTCCCTGCATCTGTGGCGCGCCACCGTGGGCTGGCTCGGTGGCCTGCTGGTCTGGATCATGGCCGTCGCGGTCTTTGCCCCCATGAACATCGGCGGGTTCGAGGTGCGCGCCGCGGGCGGCAGCGCGCGCATCACCGCGGGCGCCTACCGCCAGATCGGCCAGACCGCACAGGTGCAGGACCGCCTGTTCCGCCACGCCGCCACGCTCGCGCCGATCTACACGGCCCTCACCTTCATCCTCTGGCTCGCCCTCGTCCTGTGCGGAGAGGTCCCCTACATCGCCCTGTGCCACGCCATGTCGGTGCTCTCGACCAGCGGCATTTCCCCCATCGGCGGCGTCTATTATGCCGCCGCAGGCTTCTGGGGCGAGGTCTGCATCTTTGCCTTCTTCATCTTCGCCCTGTCGCGCCTGACCTTCTCGCGCGGCATGTTCGGCGACAGCGACGCGCGCCTGATGCGCGATCCCGAAATCCGTCTGGCCATTGGCCTCGTCGCAGGCACCACGCTGCTGCTCTTCGCCCGCCACTACCTCGGCAGTATCGAGGAGGGGCTTCAAAGCACCTGGGGTGGCCTCTTTGGCTCGCTCTGGGGCAGCATCTTTACCGTCACCTCGTTCCTCACCACAACGGGCTTCGAATCGCATTTCTGGGACGGCGCCTCGCGCTGGTCGGGGTTAGAGACACCGGGCCTCTTCCTCGTCGGTATGGCGCTGATCGGCGGCGGTGTGGCCACCACCGCGGGCGGCGTGAAACTTTTGCGCGTCTACGCCCTCGCGCGCCATTCGGAACGTGAACTCGAACGCCTGCTGCACCCGTCCTCCGTCGCGGGCGGCGGACGCGAAGCGCGGATGATCCGCCGGCAGGGCGCCTATGTCTCGTGGATCTTCTTCATGCTGTTTGCGCTGTCGGTTGCGGGCACGATGATCCTTCTGTCCTTGACCGGCGTGCAGTTCGAAACCTCCATGGTGCTGACCGTGGCCTCGCTGTCCACCACCGGCCCGCTGGCCGTCGTTGCGGCCGAGACCCCGATCAGCTTTTCCGGCCTGCCGGACCTTGCCAAGACCGTCCTCGCCGCCGCCATGGTCCTTGGCCGGCTCGAGGCGCTGGCGATTGTCGCCTTGTTCAATCCCGAAATCTGGCGCAAATAG
- a CDS encoding response regulator — protein sequence MDGTVLVADDDRTIRTVLTQALTRAGCKVHATSSLVTLMRWVDEGKGDLVISDVIMPDGNGLEQLPLIAKARPGLPVIVISAQNTIMTAIQAAEADAYDYLPKPFDLPDLMKRAARALEVKRHATTPRAPAERTDASSDLPLVGRTPAMQTLYRLVARVMNTALPVLITGESGTGKSLIARAVHDFSDRRSLPFVTGTAADLDTIDGPATILSRARGGTILFDEVGDLDATAQARIVRLLDTLGDNAPRIMATSQGNLGALMDEDKFRDDLFYRLSGVTIAVPALRERVDDIPLLAEHFLAAVEREGAPLRQMSPGAMDMIRAYSWPGNVRQLENTVRRLVFTAAADEITRAEVDAVLGNQPAMEPLRGGAEGEKLSVSVARHLQRYFDLHGGALPPPGLYNRILREVEAPLIEIALDATGGNQAKCADLLGINRNTLRKKITDLDIRVTRRRKLM from the coding sequence ATGGATGGAACGGTTCTGGTCGCGGACGACGACCGCACGATCCGCACGGTGCTGACGCAGGCGCTGACGCGGGCGGGCTGCAAGGTCCACGCGACCTCGTCGCTGGTCACGCTGATGCGCTGGGTGGACGAGGGCAAGGGCGATCTGGTGATCTCCGACGTGATCATGCCGGACGGCAACGGGCTGGAACAGCTTCCCCTGATCGCCAAGGCGCGCCCCGGCCTGCCAGTCATCGTGATCTCGGCCCAGAACACCATCATGACCGCCATTCAGGCGGCCGAAGCCGACGCCTACGACTACCTGCCGAAACCTTTCGACCTGCCCGACCTGATGAAACGCGCCGCCCGCGCGCTGGAGGTCAAGCGCCACGCCACGACCCCCCGCGCCCCGGCAGAGCGGACGGATGCCTCCTCCGACCTGCCGCTGGTCGGGCGCACGCCCGCGATGCAGACGCTCTACCGGCTGGTGGCAAGGGTGATGAACACCGCGTTACCCGTTCTGATCACGGGGGAATCCGGCACCGGCAAGTCGCTGATTGCCCGCGCGGTGCATGACTTTTCCGACCGTCGCTCGCTGCCCTTCGTGACCGGCACCGCCGCCGACCTCGATACCATCGACGGCCCCGCCACGATCCTGTCCCGCGCCCGCGGCGGCACCATCCTGTTTGACGAGGTGGGCGATCTGGACGCCACCGCACAGGCGCGCATCGTCCGCCTGCTGGACACGCTGGGCGACAACGCGCCGCGGATCATGGCAACCAGCCAAGGCAACCTCGGCGCCCTGATGGACGAGGACAAGTTCCGCGACGACCTGTTCTACCGCCTGTCGGGTGTCACCATCGCCGTGCCCGCCCTGCGCGAACGCGTCGACGACATCCCTCTGCTGGCCGAACATTTCCTCGCGGCCGTCGAACGCGAGGGCGCCCCCCTGCGCCAGATGTCGCCGGGTGCGATGGACATGATCCGCGCCTACAGCTGGCCCGGCAACGTGCGCCAGCTTGAAAACACCGTGCGCCGCCTCGTCTTCACCGCTGCCGCCGACGAGATCACCCGCGCCGAGGTCGATGCCGTCCTCGGCAACCAGCCCGCCATGGAACCCCTGCGCGGCGGGGCAGAGGGCGAGAAGCTCTCCGTCTCGGTCGCGCGTCACCTGCAACGCTATTTCGACCTGCACGGCGGCGCGCTGCCGCCCCCGGGCCTCTACAACCGGATCCTGCGCGAGGTCGAAGCGCCCCTGATCGAGATCGCCTTGGACGCGACGGGCGGAAATCAGGCGAAATGCGCCGATTTGCTGGGCATCAACCGCAATACCCTCAGAAAGAAGATCACCGACCTCGATATCCGCGTGACACGCCGCCGCAAATTGATGTAA